The sequence CTTTAACAATCGACTCAAAAGCGTTACACTGCCAAACACTTTGACAAGCATTGGGATTGGGGCATTCCAATACAACCAACTCACAAGCGTTACACTGCCGGACACTTTGGATATTATTAGGGTATTGGCATTCTCCAACAACCAACTCACAAGCGTTACGTTTCTGTCCGATTCGACAAGGATTGCGGAACAAGCATTTTCCTCCACTCAAAATGCTACTGACTTTACCATTTATGGTCATACTTCATCTACAGCAAAAGAATATGCTGATTTTGAGGGGCATCTGTTTAAAGCTATCACCTATAAAGTGACCTATGATGGAAACTACAATACAGGTGGTAGCGTTCCCGTCGATAGTAATGAGTATAAGAGACAGACAGCGGTTACAACGCTAGACAATACCGGTCAACTTATTAAGACAGGGTACACGTTTAACGGTTGGAATACCTTAGCTGATGAAATGGGAGATGATTATCCTGTAGGTTCTTCGTTTCAAATGAAGGAAACAGATGTGACATTATACGCAAAATGGACGGCTGACACAATTACAAGTGTAGAGACACTTGCCGATATCCGTGTACGATTCGGTATAAATTTAACAGATGTAAACCTACCACTTACTATCGCGGCTACACTCACTGACAGCACAACCGAAAATGTAGCTGTGATTTGGGACGGAGGAACACCGGCCTATAACAGGCAAAAAGCTGGCACCTACACGTTTCAAGGGCAGCTGGACACGCAGATTGGCAATCCGAATGGTGTGATAGCTGAAGTGAATGTCATTGTTCGCCCAAGACCTACACCACCGCCACTCAATATCCAAGCAACGATGACGGCGAATGAAGAGCTAACAGAAGAACAACTAGATGGTAGCACCATCACGGTCAATGTTTCCGACACGAATTTCATAATGTCCTTAACACCCGAATACTTTGAACTACAAAACGCACCAACAGGCTTGACAGTAAGCGAAGTGAAACGCATTAGCCCGTGGCAAGTCGAACTAACTTTAGCCTTTGACGGCACGCGCTTGGCACAAGATCATGACCTCGGTTTGATGATTCAAGGGGCAGCACTGACAAATGGGTTCAATATTACCACTAACAATTCACTTCGAATCCAAAAGGCCGAAATTCCTTATAAAATCATCATCAAAGAAGGCATATTTGAACCGACAAAAGTATGGACGGTAAAACTATCAAATGAAGTAGACGCTGCAACTGTACAAGATGCTTTGTACATCGTTGACGCAGCAGGCAATCACCTTCCGGCTACTTTTACAAGTGAAGGTAACCAAATTTTCATCCACCCACCTGTTGAAAATTACGAAGATGGAACGTATACGCTTTACATCACAAGTAAACTAAAAGACAAAAACGGCACCGATTTGAAAGAACCAATTCAAATGATTTTCACCATCAAATAACGAGAAATCCGCCACTCTTTAGGGAGATGGCGGATTTTTATTTTTGGTCGTACGAGCGTGAAACACTACCTAGGCAACCTTATAAAATTGTGCATTGGAAAAAATTATAGGTATTAATAATTATTTTAAGCAAACTATTAACATTCCTCAATGGTGCAAAAAAATATTTACGTTTAAGTTAAAAGTATGGCACTTTTATCTGAATTCAACAGAAGACCTGCCACTTCTATAAGTGACGAAGAGAAAAGGAGAAATTAAAATGAATAAAAAATTGATACGTTTTGTCGCAATGATGATGTTACTTTTTGTAATCAGCCTTTTTCAAGAACAATTAGTTTTCGCTGATGACAAAGATTATGAATGGATAGAAAACAATGATGAAACCGTAACCATTAGAGTGTACAAAGGTTCGGACACTGATGTGATAATCCCGGATATGTTAGACGGTAAGACAGTAACTGGAATTGGTATTGGTGCATTCTTAAATAAATTAATCACATCCGTAACGTTTCCAGCTAGTTTAACGAAAATTGATAATCAAGCATTCAGAAGCAGTCGACTCACAACCGTGACGTTCCCGCCCGGTTTAACGAGTATTGGTGAAGACGCATTCGCCAACAATCGACTCACGACCATAACGTTGCCAGATAGTTTAATAAATATCGGGAAACATGCATTTTCTAATAATCAACTAACAAGCGTAACCTTACCAGACAATTTAACGAGTATTGATAATTATGCATTCGCTACTAACGAACTAACAACCGTAAAGTTACCAAAAAACTTAAAGAGTATAGGAGAACATGCATTCTTTAAAAACGTACTTACATCTTTAGAGTTACCACCTGATTTGACGAGTATCGGTGAGTACGCATTCTCTCAAAACCAACTCATCAAGGTAAATTTCCCTTCTGATTTAAAGGTGATTGGTCATTATGCATTCAATGAGAACAAACTTACAACTGCAGAGCTACCAGCTGGTGTGGCAAGTATTGGGGATTATTCATTCTATCAAAACGCACTTACATCCGTTAAGCTACCATCCGATTTGACGAGTATAGGTGAGTATGCATTTTTTGGGAACAAACTAACAACCGTAGAGTTCCCATCTAGATTGAAGAGTATCGGTGAGTACGCATTCTCTCAAAACGCACTTACAACGGTTAAGTTTCCATCTAGCTTAACGAGTATTGGTAATTATACATTCTTTAAGAACGAACTTACATCCATAGAGTTACCACCTAATTTGACGAATGTCGGTGCATATGCATTTTATTCTAACCCAATAACAACCGTAACGTTACCAAGAAATCTGAGGTTTATCGGTAACGGGGCATTTCTTAACGACCAACTCACAACCGCGAAGTTTCTGTCTGAAACTGTGTCTATTGGAGATGGTGCATTTAGCAGGCATTCAGGGGTTGGAGATGTTACTATCTATGGTTATTCATCATCATCTGCTAAAAATTACGCATTTAATAAAGGTCATAAGTTTATACCCTATTATAAAGTAATCTATAACGGAAACGGCATGACAAGCGGTAGTGAGCCAGTCTACAGTAATCCATATGAAAAAGATGCAGAGGTTACGGCATTAGACGACGGAGGAATGCAGAAGGTGGGATTTACTTTTGACGGTTGGAATACCCTGGCGGATGGAACTGGAGTAGACTATGCTGTAAACGAAATATTTAAAATGGGAGAAGAAGACGTGACGTTGTATGCTAAGTGGATACTTAACAAGTATACGATTGAGTTTGATTCAGCAAACGGTAGTGTCGTAAATGAAGTTACTGCAAATCACGATACTAAAATCAGTGCCCCGACACCTCCTGTCAAAGAGGGTCATACATTTATGGGATGGTATACAGATGTAAATGATTTAGTACAGTGGAATTTTGACGAGGATAAAGTTGGAAAAGATATGACACTGTATGCGAAATGGGCAGTAGACAAGTATACGGTTAAGTTTAATCCAAACAATGATAGTGTTATAGATGACGTAGATGTAGATTACGGTACTAAAATCAGTGCCCCAAAG comes from Sporosarcina sp. FSL K6-3457 and encodes:
- a CDS encoding leucine-rich repeat protein, whose protein sequence is MKKKSISFILFTMLFFLVILSYGQPSHASEGDYTGVENMDSTGSPDGTVTITGYTGLSKDITIPNTLDGKTVTRIGDYAFQDNQLTSVKLPDNLTAIGFEAFFNNRLKSVTLPNTLTSIGIGAFQYNQLTSVTLPDTLDIIRVLAFSNNQLTSVTFLSDSTRIAEQAFSSTQNATDFTIYGHTSSTAKEYADFEGHLFKAITYKVTYDGNYNTGGSVPVDSNEYKRQTAVTTLDNTGQLIKTGYTFNGWNTLADEMGDDYPVGSSFQMKETDVTLYAKWTADTITSVETLADIRVRFGINLTDVNLPLTIAATLTDSTTENVAVIWDGGTPAYNRQKAGTYTFQGQLDTQIGNPNGVIAEVNVIVRPRPTPPPLNIQATMTANEELTEEQLDGSTITVNVSDTNFIMSLTPEYFELQNAPTGLTVSEVKRISPWQVELTLAFDGTRLAQDHDLGLMIQGAALTNGFNITTNNSLRIQKAEIPYKIIIKEGIFEPTKVWTVKLSNEVDAATVQDALYIVDAAGNHLPATFTSEGNQIFIHPPVENYEDGTYTLYITSKLKDKNGTDLKEPIQMIFTIK